A portion of the Magnolia sinica isolate HGM2019 chromosome 17, MsV1, whole genome shotgun sequence genome contains these proteins:
- the LOC131231170 gene encoding probable leucine-rich repeat receptor-like protein kinase At1g35710 isoform X2, with product MAIHKSLSLVFLLFFIPFLSYHTTSFATAAPSSALFEVGALMKWKASLSETHALHSWSLPAANSTTNTISPCKWIGISCNSLRSVTEIHLPSAGLQGKLDNLSFPSFPNLLHLDLSNNTLIGTIPAHLDPLYKLMSLNLSANEISGSIPLEIGNLVNLNELDLSIIHLNGSIPSTLGNLTKLSILCLHQNQISGSIPSQIGNLQALVELTLFNNNLTGPIPPALGNLSNLTFLYLYNNQVSGSIPPEIGNLVNLRSLEISNNLLTGSIPSTLGNLTKLTVLCLFKNQISGSIPPELGNLMSLNKLALYRNNLTGPIPPALGNLSNLTILSLYDNQVSSSIPPKIGNLFNLRKLDLSTNHLTGSIPSILGSLTKLTLFHLFDNQISGSIPPEIGNLVNLKQLDISSNLLTGSIPSTLGNLTKLTFLHLFENQISGSIPPELGNLMSLNELELYSNNLTGPIPLALGNLTKLTSLSLVYCQLSGSLPKEMTNMTNLSQLYLDGNNFSGYLPQLCHGGSL from the exons ATGGCCATACATAAATCTCTCTCCcttgtttttctcctttttttcatACCCTTTCTTTCTTATCATACAACATCATTTGCAACAGCAGCACCATCATCCGCACTCTTTGAAGTAGGGGCTCTCATGAAATGGAAAGCCAGCCTCTCAGAAACACATGCTCTCCATTCATGGTCACTTCCTGCTGCTAATTCTACCACCAACACAATCTCTCCATGCAAATGGATTGGGATCTCATGCAACAGCCTTAGAAGTGTTACAGAGATACACTTACCAAGTGCGGGCTTGCAAGGTAAGCTCGACAACTTGAGTTTCCCGTCATTTCCAAACCTCCTTCATCTCGATCTCAGCAACAACACACTCATTGGAACCATTCCAGCCCATCTTGACCCTCTTTACAAACTCATGTCCCTGAATCTGTCTGCAAATGAAATAAGTGGATCAATACCTCTGGAAATAGGGAATCTCGTGAATTTGAATGAGCTTGACTTGTCCATTATCCATCTGAATGGttccatcccttccactttaggaaatCTGACAAAGCTTTCCATCTTGTGCCTGCACCAAAATCAAATCTCTGGCTCCATTCCTTCACAAATCGGGAATCTACAAGCTCTGGTTGAGTTGACATTGTTCAATAACAATCTGACTGGTCCTATACCTCCTGCTTTAGGTAACTTGAGCAACCTTACATTTTTGTATCTCTACAACAACCaagtttctggttcaattccaccaGAAATAGGGAATCTAGTTAATCTCAGGAGTCTTGAGATATCCAATAACCTCCTAActggttctatcccttccactttggGGAATTTGACAAAGTTAACTGTCCTCTGCCTCTTtaagaatcaaatttctggttctattCCTCCAGAACTTGGGAATTTAATGAGTCTCAATAAGTTAGCATTGTACCGTAACAATCTGACTGGTCCGATCCCTCcagctttaggtaatttgagcaaCCTTACAATTTTGTCTCTGTATGACAACCAAGTCTCTAGTTCGATTCCACCGAAAATAGGGAATCTGTTTAATCTCAGAAAGCTTGACTTGTCCACTAACcatctaacaggttctatcccttccattTTAGGAAGTTTGACCAAGCTGACTCTCTTCCACCTCTTtgacaatcaaatttctggttcgaTTCCACCAGAAATAGGGAATCTGGTTAATCTCAAGCAACTTGACATCTCCAGtaaccttctaacaggttctatcccttccactttaggaaacTTGACCAAGCTAACTTTCCTCCACCTATTTgagaatcaaatttctggttctattCCTCCAGAACTCGGGAATTTAATGAGTCTCAATGAGCTAGAATTGTACAGTAACAATCTGACTGGTCCTATCCCTcttgctttag GGAACTTGACCAAGCTTACTAGCTTGTCCCTTGTTTACTGTCAATTATCTGGTTCCTTGCCTAAAGAAatgacaaacatgacaaatcTTTCTCAACTCTACTTGGATGGCAACAACTTTTCTGGCTACTTACCTCAATTATGCCACGGTGGATCTCTTTAA
- the LOC131231172 gene encoding MDIS1-interacting receptor like kinase 2-like yields the protein MEICHRNIVKLYGFCSHARFSFLVYEYMERGNLASILRNDEGAAQLNWTARVKVVKGVAHALSYMHHDCTLSIVHRDLSSNNVLLNLELEASVSGFGTARLLVPDSSNWTTLAGTCGYIAPELAYTMRVTEKCDVYSFGVVALEVMMGSHPGELISSLSSSSGQDTLLEDMLDQRLSDPMTGVAQEVLFVVSMALSCIRPDPDSRPTMRHVAQELSIGGPSFSL from the exons ATGGAAATTTGCCATCGCAACATTGTGAAGCTATATGGCTTCTGTTCGCATGCTCGATTCTCATTTCTAGTATATGAGTATATGGAAAGGGGAAACTTGGCAAGCATCCTAAGAAATGATGAAGGAGCTGCACAATTGAATTGGACTGCAAGGGTGAAGGTtgtcaaaggtgtggcccatgctTTATCTTACATGCACCATGATTGTACCCTGTCAATTGTCCATCGAGACCTATCAAGCAACAATGTTCTGTTGAATTTAGAACTTGAGGCTAGTGTCTCTGGCTTTGGAACTGCACGGTTGCTGGTACCCGATTCCTCAAATTGGACTACACTCGCAGGCACTTGCGGATACATAGCTCCAG AGCTTGCATATACAATGAGAGTGACTGAAAAATGCGACGTATATAGCTTTGGTGTTGTGGCACTTGAAGTGATGATGGGAAGTCATCCCGGGGAGCTCATCTCCTCTTTGTCATCATCAAGTGGACAAGATACACTCCTAGAAGATATGTTGGACCAACGTCTCTCGGATCCAATGACTGGTGTTGCACAGGAAGTCTTATTTGTGGTATCCATGGCTCTTTCATGCATTCGGCCAGATCCAGACTCTCGGCCAACCATGCGACATGTGGCTCAGGAGCTATCTATTGGTGGGCCTTCTTTCTCTTTATAG
- the LOC131231170 gene encoding probable leucine-rich repeat receptor-like protein kinase At1g35710 isoform X1 has protein sequence MAIHKSLSLVFLLFFIPFLSYHTTSFATAAPSSALFEVGALMKWKASLSETHALHSWSLPAANSTTNTISPCKWIGISCNSLRSVTEIHLPSAGLQGKLDNLSFPSFPNLLHLDLSNNTLIGTIPAHLDPLYKLMSLNLSANEISGSIPLEIGNLVNLNELDLSIIHLNGSIPSTLGNLTKLSILCLHQNQISGSIPSQIGNLQALVELTLFNNNLTGPIPPALGNLSNLTFLYLYNNQVSGSIPPEIGNLVNLRSLEISNNLLTGSIPSTLGNLTKLTVLCLFKNQISGSIPPELGNLMSLNKLALYRNNLTGPIPPALGNLSNLTILSLYDNQVSSSIPPKIGNLFNLRKLDLSTNHLTGSIPSILGSLTKLTLFHLFDNQISGSIPPEIGNLVNLKQLDISSNLLTGSIPSTLGNLTKLTFLHLFENQISGSIPPELGNLMSLNELELYSNNLTGPIPLALGNLTKLTFLHLHQNQISGSIPPEIGNLVNLMDLDLSINPLTGSIPFTLGNLTKLTSLSLVYCQLSGSLPKEMTNMTNLSQLYLDGNNFSGYLPQLCHGGSL, from the exons ATGGCCATACATAAATCTCTCTCCcttgtttttctcctttttttcatACCCTTTCTTTCTTATCATACAACATCATTTGCAACAGCAGCACCATCATCCGCACTCTTTGAAGTAGGGGCTCTCATGAAATGGAAAGCCAGCCTCTCAGAAACACATGCTCTCCATTCATGGTCACTTCCTGCTGCTAATTCTACCACCAACACAATCTCTCCATGCAAATGGATTGGGATCTCATGCAACAGCCTTAGAAGTGTTACAGAGATACACTTACCAAGTGCGGGCTTGCAAGGTAAGCTCGACAACTTGAGTTTCCCGTCATTTCCAAACCTCCTTCATCTCGATCTCAGCAACAACACACTCATTGGAACCATTCCAGCCCATCTTGACCCTCTTTACAAACTCATGTCCCTGAATCTGTCTGCAAATGAAATAAGTGGATCAATACCTCTGGAAATAGGGAATCTCGTGAATTTGAATGAGCTTGACTTGTCCATTATCCATCTGAATGGttccatcccttccactttaggaaatCTGACAAAGCTTTCCATCTTGTGCCTGCACCAAAATCAAATCTCTGGCTCCATTCCTTCACAAATCGGGAATCTACAAGCTCTGGTTGAGTTGACATTGTTCAATAACAATCTGACTGGTCCTATACCTCCTGCTTTAGGTAACTTGAGCAACCTTACATTTTTGTATCTCTACAACAACCaagtttctggttcaattccaccaGAAATAGGGAATCTAGTTAATCTCAGGAGTCTTGAGATATCCAATAACCTCCTAActggttctatcccttccactttggGGAATTTGACAAAGTTAACTGTCCTCTGCCTCTTtaagaatcaaatttctggttctattCCTCCAGAACTTGGGAATTTAATGAGTCTCAATAAGTTAGCATTGTACCGTAACAATCTGACTGGTCCGATCCCTCcagctttaggtaatttgagcaaCCTTACAATTTTGTCTCTGTATGACAACCAAGTCTCTAGTTCGATTCCACCGAAAATAGGGAATCTGTTTAATCTCAGAAAGCTTGACTTGTCCACTAACcatctaacaggttctatcccttccattTTAGGAAGTTTGACCAAGCTGACTCTCTTCCACCTCTTtgacaatcaaatttctggttcgaTTCCACCAGAAATAGGGAATCTGGTTAATCTCAAGCAACTTGACATCTCCAGtaaccttctaacaggttctatcccttccactttaggaaacTTGACCAAGCTAACTTTCCTCCACCTATTTgagaatcaaatttctggttctattCCTCCAGAACTCGGGAATTTAATGAGTCTCAATGAGCTAGAATTGTACAGTAACAATCTGACTGGTCCTATCCCTcttgctttag ggaacttgacaAAGTTAACTTTCCTCcacctccatcaaaatcaaatttctggttcaattccaccaGAAATAGGGAATCTGGTTAATCTCATGGATCTTGACCTGTCCATTAACCCTCTGACAGGTTCTATCCCTTTCACTTTAGGGAACTTGACCAAGCTTACTAGCTTGTCCCTTGTTTACTGTCAATTATCTGGTTCCTTGCCTAAAGAAatgacaaacatgacaaatcTTTCTCAACTCTACTTGGATGGCAACAACTTTTCTGGCTACTTACCTCAATTATGCCACGGTGGATCTCTTTAA
- the LOC131230568 gene encoding MDIS1-interacting receptor like kinase 2-like, whose translation MDISNNMLFGELSPNWGECQNLTKLQFSGNKITGRIPPEIGQLKQLGVLDLSSNHLVGEIPKEFGRLTFLFNLTLNDNQLSGQLPQEIGKLSNLEILDLLMNHLSGPIPPHIGDCSKLRYLNLSENVLNESIPFQVGSIPPSFEWMVSLQSVDFSYNALEGHLPRSKPFQKAPTEAFIKNKGLCGEVQGLRPCNASSISHGDARKGHKVVILIILRFSVLFLLFAIVSIISSIYYQRRRGIEKLVLERSKEIHFQYGIMMGLPHLKTFWRRQRVLMKSTALELEVTGKFTKQIYQQPR comes from the exons ATGGACATCAGCAATAACATGTTGTTTGGTGAACTCTCACCAAACTGGGGAGAATGCCAAAACTTGACAAAGCTACAATTCTCGGGGAACAAAATCACTGGTAGAATTCCTCCTGAGATTGGGCAATTGAAGCAGCTAGGGGTGCTTGATCTTTCTTCGAACCATTTAGTAGGAGAGATTCCAAAGGAATTTGGGAGGCTCACTTTTTTGTTCAACTTGACTTTAAATGATAACCAGCTTTCTGGTCAGTTACCACAAGAGATTGGAAAACTATCCAATTTGGAGATTCTGGATCTGTTAATGAATCACCTAAGTGGTCCAATACCACCTCACATAGGGGATTGCTCCAAACTCCGTTATCTGAATTTGAGTGAAAATGTTTTAAATGAAAGCATTCCTTTTCAGGTTG GTTCCATTCCGCCTTCTTTTGAATGGATGGTCAGCTTACAGTCTgttgatttttcatacaatgctTTGGAAGGTCATCTTCCTCGTAGCAAACCCTTTCAGAAGGCTCCGACAGAGGCATTCATAAAAAACAAAGGCTTATGTGGTGAAGTGCAAGGTTTGCGACCTTGCAACGCCTCTTCAATAAGTCATGGTGATGCAAGGAAAGGCCACAAAGTTGTGATCCTCATTATTCTTCGCTTCTCAGTATTGTTTCTTTTATTTGCAATCGTTAGCATAATTTCTTCCATTTATTAtcaaagaagaagaggaatagAGAAATTAGTTCTTGAAAGAAGCAAGGAAAtacattttcaatatggaattatgatgggaTTGCCACATTTGAAGACATTTTGGAGGCGACAGAGGGTTTTGATGAAAAGTACTGCATTGGAACTGGAGGTTACGGGAAAGTTTACAAAGCAAATTTACCAGCAGCCCAGGTag